The following proteins are co-located in the Marinomonas profundi genome:
- a CDS encoding NfeD family protein — MDIIANNLAQSLFIVGLILLVIEVTVLGFSTFVFFFVGLAAMATGALVYVGVLPNSVLSASFSTGVMTILAALVLWKPLKRMQSKVSTKKTKSEFTDHQFFLKESVSPTQSPKYHYSGVEWSLVSEEPIEAGTKVEVTEAEVGKLHIKAMDLQ; from the coding sequence ATGGATATCATTGCCAATAATCTGGCCCAAAGCTTGTTTATTGTTGGTTTGATTCTATTGGTCATTGAAGTGACAGTATTAGGTTTTTCTACCTTTGTCTTCTTCTTTGTGGGCTTAGCGGCCATGGCTACAGGCGCTTTGGTTTATGTTGGGGTATTGCCTAATAGTGTGTTGAGCGCTTCTTTTAGTACGGGCGTGATGACTATCTTGGCCGCCTTAGTATTGTGGAAACCACTGAAACGTATGCAATCTAAAGTAAGTACTAAAAAAACCAAAAGCGAATTTACGGACCATCAGTTCTTTTTAAAAGAATCGGTATCGCCAACGCAGTCGCCTAAATATCACTATTCTGGTGTGGAATGGTCTTTGGTTAGTGAGGAACCCATTGAAGCTGGAACGAAAGTCGAAGTGACTGAGGCCGAAGTGGGTAAATTGCATATCAAAGCGATGGATTTGCAATAA
- a CDS encoding adenosine deaminase, translating to METLIELAKKMPKTELHLHIEGTFEPEQMFAIAQRNQVELKYSTVEALKAAYQFTNLQDFLDLYYQGMSVLLHEVDFYDLTMAYLEKVHSENVVHVEIFFDPQGHLSRGVRFDVQIQGIYNALQDAETKWGMTSKLIMSFLRHLSEESAFETLELAKPYLAWIDGVGLDSSEAGHPPEKFLRVFEACKKLGLKVTAHAGEEGPPDYVWQAIEQIGVDRIDHGNRALEDGKLIDEIKQRGLTLTVCPLSNLKLCVVSDMQDHPIKNMLTLGLNATVNSDDPAYFGGYMNDNYAALIHGTGINKAELFQLAKNGINGSWMAESKKAQHLTHLQTLFA from the coding sequence ATGGAAACGCTGATCGAACTAGCAAAGAAAATGCCCAAAACAGAACTTCACTTACACATTGAAGGCACCTTTGAGCCAGAACAGATGTTTGCCATCGCACAACGCAATCAGGTTGAGCTGAAATACAGCACAGTAGAGGCCTTAAAAGCCGCCTATCAATTCACCAATCTTCAAGATTTTTTAGACCTTTATTATCAAGGCATGTCGGTATTGCTTCATGAAGTGGACTTTTATGACCTCACCATGGCGTATTTAGAAAAAGTCCACAGTGAAAATGTTGTTCATGTGGAGATATTCTTTGACCCGCAAGGTCATTTATCGCGCGGGGTTCGCTTTGATGTACAAATCCAAGGCATTTATAACGCCCTGCAAGACGCCGAAACAAAGTGGGGCATGACCTCCAAACTTATCATGTCTTTCCTGAGACATTTAAGTGAAGAAAGTGCCTTCGAAACCCTAGAATTGGCCAAACCTTATTTGGCTTGGATTGACGGTGTTGGCCTAGACAGTTCAGAAGCAGGACACCCACCGGAAAAATTTCTGCGCGTCTTTGAAGCCTGCAAAAAACTGGGATTAAAAGTAACGGCTCATGCCGGAGAAGAAGGCCCGCCAGACTACGTTTGGCAAGCCATTGAGCAAATCGGCGTCGACAGAATTGACCATGGCAATCGCGCTTTAGAAGACGGCAAGCTTATCGACGAAATCAAACAACGCGGCTTAACCTTAACCGTTTGCCCACTGTCTAATTTAAAGCTTTGTGTCGTGAGTGATATGCAAGACCATCCCATTAAAAACATGCTAACACTTGGCCTGAACGCGACGGTCAATTCCGATGACCCCGCGTATTTTGGCGGCTACATGAACGACAACTACGCCGCCTTAATCCATGGCACAGGCATTAACAAAGCAGAACTGTTCCAGCTCGCCAAAAATGGCATCAATGGCAGCTGGATGGCAGAATCTAAAAAGGCGCAACACCTAACGCATTTGCAAACGCTTTTCGCTTAA
- a CDS encoding slipin family protein, which yields MEEILSYLLSVQTLVLVLAVFLLKSSIKFVPQNQAYVVERFGKYQSTKEAGLNFILPFIDRISADRTLKEQAVDVPEQSAITKDNISLRVDGVLYFRVLDPYKATYGVENYVFAVTQLAQTTMRSELGKMELDKTFEERDVLNTNIVASINDAAGPWGIQVLRYEIKDIVPPQSVMEAMEAQMKAERVKRAQILESEGDRQAAINRAEGQKASVVLAAEADKEEQVLRAEGEAKAIVAVASAQAEALRQVGEAANTEAGQKAIQLDLATKAIEAKHAIAKESSVVLLPDGATEASAVVAQAMTIIQKMSKGS from the coding sequence ATGGAAGAGATACTGAGTTACCTATTAAGTGTGCAAACCCTTGTGCTCGTGCTGGCGGTCTTTTTGTTAAAAAGCTCGATTAAGTTTGTGCCGCAGAATCAGGCGTATGTAGTTGAGCGTTTTGGCAAGTATCAATCGACTAAAGAGGCGGGGTTAAACTTCATCCTTCCTTTTATTGATCGTATTTCAGCCGATCGTACTTTAAAAGAGCAGGCTGTAGACGTGCCGGAACAAAGCGCTATCACGAAAGATAATATTTCTTTGCGTGTGGATGGGGTGTTGTATTTCCGTGTTTTAGACCCTTACAAAGCGACTTATGGTGTAGAGAATTATGTTTTTGCCGTGACTCAGTTGGCGCAAACGACCATGCGTTCTGAGTTGGGTAAAATGGAACTCGATAAAACCTTTGAAGAGCGCGATGTACTGAACACCAATATTGTGGCGTCGATCAATGACGCGGCGGGCCCTTGGGGTATCCAAGTGTTGCGTTACGAAATTAAAGACATTGTGCCACCTCAATCTGTGATGGAAGCGATGGAAGCGCAAATGAAAGCAGAGCGTGTTAAGCGTGCGCAGATTTTGGAATCGGAAGGGGATCGTCAGGCGGCGATTAACCGTGCCGAAGGTCAAAAAGCGTCTGTGGTTTTGGCGGCAGAAGCGGATAAAGAAGAGCAAGTGTTACGCGCAGAAGGTGAGGCGAAAGCCATTGTTGCCGTCGCTTCAGCTCAGGCTGAGGCATTGCGTCAAGTTGGTGAAGCGGCCAATACAGAAGCCGGTCAAAAAGCCATACAATTAGATTTGGCAACCAAAGCCATTGAGGCGAAGCACGCCATTGCGAAGGAATCGTCCGTGGTCTTGTTGCCGGATGGCGCGACAGAAGCATCGGCTGTGGTTGCTCAAGCGATGACGATTATTCAGAAAATGTCGAAAGGGAGCTAG
- a CDS encoding threonine aldolase family protein has translation MKVAFTSDNIAGASEAVFNAMMEAAQGDAMPYGNDDGTAQVTQMLSQLFECDVDVFLVSTGTAANVLSISALTPPWGSVLCHTESHLLNDECTAPEFYTSGARFVGIGGANAKMDPVQLKKLVKQKMGDVHSCQPSVISLSQVTEVGSVYSLAEMRAITDVAKAAGLPVHMDGARFANALLALGCSPAEMTWKAGVDIVSFGATKNGVMAAEAIVVFKQSLEEKGISSEKVSKELGYRRKRGGHLHSKMRLLSSQMVAYLTDDLWRTNATHANAMMALLQAGLKTVPGVIINTPAQANMLFCTLPLPMIDHLQAEGFGFYGGRWEEGVIRLVTSFRTPKEGVEAFIESARGFSNDGF, from the coding sequence ATGAAGGTTGCCTTTACCAGTGACAATATTGCCGGTGCGTCAGAGGCTGTTTTTAACGCCATGATGGAAGCAGCGCAAGGCGATGCTATGCCGTATGGAAATGATGACGGGACGGCGCAAGTCACGCAAATGTTGTCACAGCTGTTCGAATGTGATGTGGATGTGTTTTTGGTGTCCACGGGGACGGCGGCAAATGTATTGAGCATCAGTGCGTTAACGCCGCCTTGGGGCAGCGTGTTGTGCCATACAGAAAGCCATTTGTTAAACGACGAATGCACCGCGCCAGAGTTTTATACCAGTGGCGCGCGCTTTGTCGGTATCGGTGGCGCCAACGCTAAGATGGATCCTGTTCAGCTGAAGAAATTGGTCAAGCAAAAAATGGGTGATGTGCACTCTTGCCAGCCATCGGTTATTAGTTTGTCACAAGTCACGGAAGTGGGCAGCGTGTATTCGTTAGCAGAAATGCGAGCCATCACCGATGTGGCGAAAGCGGCTGGCCTGCCGGTTCATATGGACGGGGCGCGGTTTGCTAATGCTTTACTTGCCTTGGGTTGCTCGCCTGCTGAAATGACCTGGAAAGCGGGCGTGGACATTGTCTCTTTTGGTGCGACGAAAAATGGTGTGATGGCGGCCGAAGCCATCGTGGTGTTTAAACAGTCTTTGGAAGAGAAAGGCATTTCCAGCGAGAAAGTGTCGAAAGAGTTGGGCTACCGTCGTAAACGCGGTGGGCATTTGCATTCGAAGATGCGCTTGTTGTCGTCGCAGATGGTGGCGTATTTGACCGATGATTTATGGCGTACCAATGCGACCCATGCCAATGCCATGATGGCATTGTTGCAAGCAGGGTTGAAAACCGTTCCAGGAGTGATAATCAATACACCTGCTCAGGCGAACATGCTGTTTTGTACCTTGCCATTACCCATGATTGATCACTTACAAGCGGAAGGTTTTGGCTTTTACGGTGGGCGTTGGGAGGAAGGCGTGATTCGATTAGTGACCTCTTTTAGAACGCCAAAAGAAGGTGTGGAGGCGTTTATTGAGTCGGCGCGTGGTTTTTCTAATGATGGTTTTTAG
- a CDS encoding RimK family protein, with product MSQTYIVVDQAKDWSAFLPSDRVITFTQYLNLATTKSQGRTRIINLCKSSKYLSDGYYCSLLAESRGHHVMPSVRVLNDLSKKDLYELEISQWLPLLAKKLAKPDAPMEMKFHCVFGKTIHPEMKEFARKLFESFPSPVLEVTLKFRKEWQVTALFSTSQSKLSDAEETLFAESLEAFSNKVWSKSRIQRAAKFDMAILVNPEEVMPPSDEQAIKKFIQAGKQLGIQVDLIGPKDIMRLPEYDGLFIRETTNIDHHTYRFAKKAEGLGLVVMDDPQSIMRCTNKVYLADLFNTHKVPCPKTRIVHKGEKDVESALEAVISYPMVVKIPDGAFSKGVIKAENREALTASLGTLFKKSSLLLVQEYLYTEFDWRIGILNNKPIFACRYYMVKNHWQIYQHSDSASESGGFDTLPTFEVPRRVLQAAIAATKPIGDGLYGVDVKEINGRGYVIEVNDNPSIDRGVEDKYLGDELYMHIMSEFLRRMQMKRSDN from the coding sequence ATGTCACAGACGTACATTGTTGTTGATCAGGCCAAAGATTGGTCCGCTTTTTTACCCAGCGACCGCGTTATCACATTCACTCAATACTTAAACTTGGCCACCACTAAAAGCCAAGGCCGAACTCGCATCATCAACCTTTGTAAAAGCAGCAAATATCTGTCCGATGGGTACTACTGCTCGCTGTTGGCGGAAAGCCGTGGCCACCACGTTATGCCGTCCGTGCGCGTGCTCAACGACCTAAGCAAAAAAGACCTTTATGAACTAGAAATATCTCAGTGGTTGCCATTGTTGGCCAAAAAACTCGCCAAGCCAGACGCACCGATGGAGATGAAATTCCACTGTGTCTTCGGCAAAACAATTCATCCAGAAATGAAGGAATTCGCACGCAAATTATTTGAAAGCTTCCCCAGCCCCGTACTCGAAGTCACCTTGAAATTCCGCAAAGAATGGCAAGTCACGGCACTTTTTTCCACCTCGCAAAGCAAATTAAGCGACGCAGAAGAAACATTATTCGCCGAATCCTTAGAAGCATTCAGTAACAAGGTCTGGAGCAAAAGCCGCATTCAACGTGCCGCAAAATTCGACATGGCGATTTTGGTCAATCCAGAAGAAGTTATGCCACCCAGTGACGAGCAAGCCATCAAGAAGTTTATCCAAGCCGGTAAACAGCTAGGCATTCAAGTGGACTTAATCGGCCCAAAAGACATCATGCGCCTGCCTGAATACGACGGCTTGTTTATTCGTGAAACCACCAACATCGACCACCACACCTACCGTTTCGCCAAAAAAGCCGAAGGCCTAGGCTTAGTCGTCATGGACGATCCGCAATCCATCATGCGCTGTACCAACAAGGTGTATTTGGCGGATTTGTTCAACACTCATAAAGTGCCGTGCCCAAAAACGCGCATTGTACACAAGGGTGAAAAAGACGTTGAAAGCGCACTAGAAGCGGTTATCAGCTATCCAATGGTGGTAAAAATTCCTGATGGCGCTTTCTCCAAAGGCGTAATTAAAGCCGAAAACCGCGAGGCCTTAACCGCCAGCTTAGGCACGCTATTTAAGAAATCCTCTTTGCTATTGGTACAAGAGTATCTCTATACCGAGTTCGACTGGCGTATCGGTATATTAAACAACAAACCGATTTTTGCGTGTCGCTATTACATGGTCAAAAACCATTGGCAAATCTACCAACACAGCGACAGTGCCAGCGAAAGCGGTGGTTTTGACACCTTACCAACCTTTGAAGTGCCGCGCCGCGTTCTACAAGCGGCCATCGCCGCGACCAAACCTATTGGCGATGGTTTATACGGTGTCGACGTAAAAGAAATTAACGGCCGTGGCTACGTGATTGAAGTCAACGACAACCCAAGTATCGACCGCGGCGTAGAAGACAAATACCTCGGCGACGAACTCTACATGCACATCATGTCGGAATTTTTGCGACGCATGCAGATGAAACGCAGTGACAATTAA
- a CDS encoding GNAT family N-acetyltransferase/peptidase C39 family protein — MIMSSVPHSFPNSEIRLATLDDLKALLVLEDKAFTGDRLSRRSFRHAITSSGSALFVAKQLVAKQEEGELLGYALLHLRQGTRLARLYSLAVSPEARGLGIGQLLIQACEKKALKKGKMLLRLEVSDVNHNAIALYQKMGYKEFGHYDAYYEDQTDAIRMQKRLRHAGDEQTTRAMPWLAQGTPFTCGPASLQMVLSVLHPEYQATPDDELEIWREATTIFMTSGHGGCHPMGLALAAKKRGLSADVWLSEAGPLFVDSVRNELKKNVITRVHESFVKQCEGSDVPLHYSAMPLAQLIEAFDAGALAIILISTFRMDGKKSPHWVVMSGYDEHCILVHDPDLDDDKKLPDDPPSPLDCQFVPIARDEFEKMSRFGQSRLQATVVLKTP, encoded by the coding sequence ATGATCATGAGTTCGGTTCCCCATTCTTTCCCAAATAGCGAGATACGTTTAGCCACTCTAGACGACCTGAAGGCGTTACTTGTTTTGGAAGACAAGGCGTTTACGGGTGACCGTCTGAGTCGTCGTAGCTTTCGTCATGCGATTACGAGCTCTGGTTCGGCGTTGTTTGTGGCGAAACAGCTTGTGGCGAAACAGGAAGAGGGCGAGTTGCTGGGGTATGCCTTGTTGCATCTTCGTCAAGGAACGCGCTTGGCGCGTTTGTATTCGCTTGCGGTGTCGCCTGAAGCGCGCGGGCTGGGCATTGGTCAGTTGCTGATTCAAGCTTGTGAGAAAAAAGCCCTTAAAAAAGGCAAGATGCTGTTGCGTTTGGAAGTCAGTGATGTGAATCACAATGCCATCGCCTTGTACCAAAAAATGGGTTACAAGGAATTTGGTCATTACGATGCCTATTACGAAGACCAAACCGATGCGATTCGTATGCAAAAACGTTTGCGCCATGCGGGTGATGAGCAAACTACTAGGGCAATGCCTTGGTTGGCGCAAGGCACGCCTTTTACGTGTGGGCCAGCGTCGTTGCAAATGGTGCTGTCGGTTTTGCATCCTGAATATCAAGCGACGCCTGATGACGAATTAGAGATTTGGCGTGAAGCGACGACGATTTTTATGACCTCTGGTCATGGTGGTTGTCATCCGATGGGGCTGGCTTTGGCGGCGAAAAAGCGTGGTTTATCAGCCGATGTGTGGTTAAGCGAAGCAGGTCCTTTGTTTGTTGACAGCGTGCGTAACGAGTTGAAGAAAAATGTTATTACTCGTGTGCATGAAAGTTTTGTTAAACAATGCGAAGGGTCGGACGTGCCTTTGCATTATAGTGCGATGCCATTGGCGCAATTGATTGAGGCATTCGATGCGGGTGCCTTGGCGATTATCTTGATCAGTACTTTTCGGATGGACGGTAAAAAGTCTCCCCATTGGGTGGTGATGTCCGGCTACGATGAGCATTGCATTCTCGTGCATGATCCTGATTTGGACGATGATAAGAAATTACCGGACGATCCACCAAGTCCGTTGGATTGTCAGTTTGTGCCAATTGCGCGTGATGAATTCGAGAAAATGTCACGCTTTGGGCAGAGTCGTTTGCAAGCCACCGTGGTGTTGAAAACGCCATAA